A genomic window from Methanovulcanius yangii includes:
- a CDS encoding metallophosphoesterase, whose amino-acid sequence MIPEFLPEGPALLLETPRRLLFIADTHFGAETEFGRRGVHIPSNTDQRLNRILSCIKKADPDLLIILGDFKHAIPMTSRQEYAELPRVIETLRDHVTLRLAPGNHDVGIDRFLDVEEILPRDGVLIDGIGVLHGHTYPAPDLLGHLCIIGHHHPVVHLYDEVGCSLRSHPAYIMGTLRGECLPSPVPCDTPTRVLFMPAFFEYAGGLDVRSLPESGLSPIARCLDTTDAEVFLDDGTYINTMEALIRDERA is encoded by the coding sequence ATGATCCCTGAATTTCTGCCCGAAGGACCCGCGCTCCTCCTCGAAACCCCCCGCCGCCTCCTCTTTATTGCGGATACGCATTTCGGAGCGGAAACCGAATTCGGGCGCCGGGGCGTCCATATCCCCAGCAATACCGACCAGCGCCTGAACCGCATTCTCTCCTGCATCAAAAAGGCAGACCCGGATCTGCTCATCATCCTCGGGGATTTCAAACATGCCATCCCGATGACGAGCAGACAGGAATACGCAGAACTCCCCCGTGTCATCGAGACGCTCCGGGACCATGTCACTCTCCGGCTCGCACCGGGGAACCATGATGTTGGCATCGACCGGTTCCTCGACGTTGAGGAGATACTTCCCCGCGACGGGGTCCTGATCGACGGGATCGGTGTCCTCCACGGACATACCTATCCGGCTCCCGACCTCCTGGGTCACCTCTGCATCATCGGCCATCACCACCCGGTGGTGCATCTCTACGACGAGGTCGGGTGTTCACTCCGGTCCCACCCCGCCTATATCATGGGAACGCTCAGGGGTGAGTGCCTCCCTTCCCCCGTCCCCTGCGACACCCCGACGCGGGTCCTCTTCATGCCCGCGTTCTTCGAGTATGCGGGCGGACTGGATGTCCGCTCCCTCCCGGAGAGCGGACTTTCCCCCATCGCCCGCTGTCTGGATACCACCGATGCCGAGGTCTTTCTCGATGACGGCACGTACATCAACACCATGGAGGCACTGATACGCGATGAGCGCGCTTGA